The Candidatus Baltobacteraceae bacterium sequence CAAGCCGAGCGAACGCGCCAGTGAAACGATCGCGCGTACGATCGCACGATCGTGACCATCCTCACCGCTGACGTCGCGAATAAAGGTGCGATCGATCTTCACCGCGCTTATCGGCAGGCGCTTGAGATAACCCAGCGCACTATAGGCAACACCGAAATCGTCGACCACGATGCTGATGCCAAGGCCGCTGAGCATGCGCATCGTCATCAGCGAAACGTCGTCGATCTTCATGTCCTCGGTGATCTCGATCTCGAGTCCCTGCGGCGGCAAACCCGTCTCGGCCAGAATGTCGCGAATCGTATCGCCGAGGTCGACCTCGCTGAAATCGCGCGCGGAAAGATTGACGGCGATGCGGAAGTTCGGATAACCCATCGCGCGTACGCGCGCCGCTTCCGTACACGCTTCGCGCAGAACCCAGCGTGAAATCGGTACGATCAGCCCGGTCTCTTCGGCGATCGCGATGAACTCTTCGGGAAGAATCTGTCCGTGTTTCGAGTGGTGCCAGCGCAATAATGCTTCGGCGCCGACGGTCTCGCGCGTGCGCGCATCGACGATCGGCTGGTAGAGCAAATGAAATTCGTTGCGTGGAATCGCGTAGTGCAGGTCTTGTTCCAGGCGAAGACGGTAGGGCGCCTGTTCGTCGCCGCCGATGTCGAAAAATCCGATCCGCGTGCGGCCGCTGTATTTGGCGCGATACATCGCGGAGTCGGCGCGCGAGAGTAGCTCTTCGGCGCTGATGCCGTCGTCGGGGAAGGTGCTTGCGCCAATGCTCGCACTGACGAAGAGCTGGCGTTCGGCGATGAAGAAAGGCTCCGCCAGCGCAAGCTGGATGTCGGCCGTGACCATCGGGACGCTGACCGTCCGCCCGAGTTCGAGCATCACGATGAATTCGTCGCCGCCGCTGCGGAACACGTTCGCGTTCGGATCGACGGCGCGACGCAAACGAACGGCGAATTGCCGCAGCAGTTCGTCGCCGGCGCGGTGTCCGAGCGTATCGTTGATCGTCTTGAAACGATCGAGATCGACGAAGAGCACGCCGAAGCGCTGTTCCTGATTTTCCGCCTGCGCGATCATTTCGATCATCTGTTCTTCGAGCGCGAGCCGGTTGGGAAGCTGGGTCAGCGCGTCCATGCGCGCGAGCCGCGCCAGATGATCGGCCGTTTCCTTCATCTCGGTGATGTCGAGCGCGATGCCGATCGCACCGATGATCGAACCGCTCGTACCGCGCAGCGGTTCGACGTGATGCTGCAGCCAGCGGCCGCCGTGGAAGGATTCGAAGCGCTGCGAGTCGCCGCCGAAGACCCGCCGAATCTGCTCGACGCGGTCCTCGCCGAGCTCTTCTTGCGTAAAGCCGCGCGCCGAAGGCGCCGTGCCGACGAACGAGGTGAAGCGCAGATCCAGATCGACCGTCCAGATCAATGCCGGAACTTGCTCGAGCAAGAGGCGCAGGCGACGCTCGGAGTCGCGCAACATGATCTCGGCGCGCTTGCGATCGCTGACGTCGCGAAGGTAGACGAGCACTTCCTGCGCCGCGGGCTGAATGCGGATTTCGATCCAGGTGTTGCGGCCGGGGAAGAATTGCGTGCGTTCGATCGGCATGCTGCTGCTGCGAACGCTGCGCATCTCCGGCAACAGATCCGAGGCAAGCGGATCCAGAACTTTGTCGACGCGACGGCCGACCAGATCGGCGGCGGTGGAGTTGAGCAGCTCCTCGGCTTTTTCGTTGACGTGCGTAAAGCGCCAGCGGTCATCGACGATGAAGATGCCGTCTTGGACGCTTTCGAGCACACTGTAGCGCCGTTCATCGAACCGGCGGCGGATGAGCAGTCGGATATAGACGACCGCGATCAATGTCGCCGCGGTGCTGGTCGCCACGACCGACAGCACGA is a genomic window containing:
- a CDS encoding EAL domain-containing protein, translated to MTELLAVVLSVVATSTAATLIAVVYIRLLIRRRFDERRYSVLESVQDGIFIVDDRWRFTHVNEKAEELLNSTAADLVGRRVDKVLDPLASDLLPEMRSVRSSSMPIERTQFFPGRNTWIEIRIQPAAQEVLVYLRDVSDRKRAEIMLRDSERRLRLLLEQVPALIWTVDLDLRFTSFVGTAPSARGFTQEELGEDRVEQIRRVFGGDSQRFESFHGGRWLQHHVEPLRGTSGSIIGAIGIALDITEMKETADHLARLARMDALTQLPNRLALEEQMIEMIAQAENQEQRFGVLFVDLDRFKTINDTLGHRAGDELLRQFAVRLRRAVDPNANVFRSGGDEFIVMLELGRTVSVPMVTADIQLALAEPFFIAERQLFVSASIGASTFPDDGISAEELLSRADSAMYRAKYSGRTRIGFFDIGGDEQAPYRLRLEQDLHYAIPRNEFHLLYQPIVDARTRETVGAEALLRWHHSKHGQILPEEFIAIAEETGLIVPISRWVLREACTEAARVRAMGYPNFRIAVNLSARDFSEVDLGDTIRDILAETGLPPQGLEIEITEDMKIDDVSLMTMRMLSGLGISIVVDDFGVAYSALGYLKRLPISAVKIDRTFIRDVSGEDGHDRAIVRAIVSLARSLGLDIIAEGVESEEQWKFISQLTCERAQGFHFGRPVEAGQLVESLPVLRVG